The Thermodesulfobacteriota bacterium sequence GGGGGTGCGGATCTCGTGGCTCATGGTGGCCAGGAACTCGGACTTGGCCTGGGCGGCCGCCTCGGCGATATCCTTGGCCGCCAGGCTTTCCCGCACCCCGGCCTCGCGCATCAGGAGCGCGCTGCGGAAGGCCTCCACCCCCTCGCCCAGCCGGACCATCTCCCGGGCATCCCCCAGGGGGGGCAGCCGGGTTTCCAGGTCGCCGTCCTTGAAGGACTGGAGGGCACGGATGATGCCCTCGACGGGTCGCACCAGCCGGGTCAAGACATAGACCATGGTGAAGACGATGACCCCTGCGGCCGCAAGGGTCCCGCCCCAGGACAGGGCCAGGACCGCGGTGGCCTGCCGCCGTAGGCTGGCGATGCGGGCCCGGAGCAGCCGGGCCAGACCGGTATCCAGCTCGGCGATCGCCGCCAGCACCCGCTCCTGCTGCAGGACAAAATCCCGCTCCTCCACCCCGTGCTCCCGGGCGGGCGGCGCCGCCAGAATGGTCTCCAGGATGGGGAGCACCTCGTAGATCACGGTGCCCACCACCCGATCCAGGGATGCCTGCAGCTGACTGCTGCCGACGTCCGGTCCCATGCGCCGCATCCCCGCAAGCAGAACCCGGATCTCGGCCATGGCCTGGAGCAGGCGCACCGATTCCGGCCCGGGCCGGCCCCGGCCGAGCCGGGCGCCGATGTGGGCGTTGCTGGTGGCGGTGAGGATCGCCCGCTCCAGATTGACGGCATCGAGCTGCAGCTGGCGCAGCTGGACGATCCGGGACTCGCCGATGAAGCCCTTGGGGGCATCCAGGTAGACCAGGTCGACCAGAAGGATGTGGAGGGTCTCCACCAGCCGGCCAGCCCGGCCCACCCAGCTCCAGACCTGCTCGTGATCCGCCGGCGCCCCCCCCTCCATGCCCAACAGGGCGAAGATCCCCTGGCGGGCATCCAGAAGCTCCGCCACCTCCCGCCGCAGATGGTCCAGCTCCGGCCGCTCCTGGGCCTGCCAGTCGATGGCCAAGGCGGCCACCAGGTGCTCTCTGGCCAGCTCGGCATTCTGCCGCAGGAACTGCTCGTCCATGGGGGAGGGCAGGCTGCCGCTGCCCAGGATCACGGTAAGCCGGGCCAGGAAGAAGTTGAGGCCCTCGAAGCCCCTGAGGAGCTGGGCAAAGGCGGTGTTGCCCTTTTGCAGCTGGCTGACGGTGCGGTAGGTGCCGGTCGCCTCCCAGATGAGGTGTGCCGAAAAAGCGGCCAGGATCCCGCCCAGAACGACCAGACAGGAGACGAGGACCCAGCGGACAGACAGGCGGCTTGCGAGGGACACCGGAAAGAATCCTTGCTTCCGAGGCAGGTCATGAGACCCCGGCGGATTGGCCAGGGGAAGGCAGACCGATAGACCGACTCACCACCATACGCCACCAGCCCAAAAACCGTCAAGATCGACCCCGGCCAGGCCCCGGAGCGGCATGAGCCGGCGCTCGGCTTCAGCCGCCGGCCATCCCCGGATCGCTCTTCTTGATCCCTTCTTGATGTCCGCCCCCCTCTTCTTGACGCCGTCTTGATGCCCAGGCCGGTATGATGGCCACATTTCCCGTGGACAGGCGAAAGCCGGCCGTGCTGGACTACAAGAGGTCAGGACAGCGCTTCACAACGAGGAGGAAAGCATCATGGATGGGTATGCCTGGCTGCAGACCGGGCTGTTCTTTGCGGTGCTGCTGGCGCTGGTGAAGCCCCTGGGCGGGTTCATGGCCAGGGTCTACCAGGGGGAGCGCACCTGGCTGTCCCCGGCCCTTGCCCCCGTCGAGAGCCTCATCTACCGGATCTCCGGGGTGGCGCCGGAGGAGGAGATGGACTGGAAGCGGTATGCCCGGGCCATGCTGCTGTCGAACCTGCTGCTCTTTGCCGGCCTTTTGGCGCTCCTTCTTCTCCAGCATCGGCTGCCGGGAAACCCCCAGGGACGGCCGGGCTTCTCCTGGCCACTGGCGCTTTGCACCGCGGTGAGCTTCACGACCAACACCAACTGGCAGGCCTACAGCGGCGAGGCGGCAAGCTACCTGACCCAGATGCTGGGGCTCACCGTCCACAACTTCCTCTCCGCCGCCACCGGCATGGCCGTGGCCGTGGCCCTCATCCGCGGCGTTGTTCGGCGCCAGACCGCCACGGTTGGCAACTTCTGGGTGGACCTTGTCCGCGGCACCCTCTACATCCTGTTGCCCCTCGCCTTCCTGGCCGCCATCGTCCTGGTCTCCCAGGGCGTGATTCAAAGCTTCCGCCCCTACCGTCCGGTGCCGCTCCTGGAGCCGACCCGCTCTGAGCAACCGCGACCGGACGCGGCCGGCAGCCCGGTGACCGGAACCGTCGCAGTGCCGGGGGTGCTGCTGCCCATGGGGCCGGTGGCCTCCCAGGAAGCGATCAAGGAGCTGGGCACCAATGGCGGCGGCTTCTTCAACGCCAATTCCGCCCACCCCTTCGAGAACCCGACCCCGCTGTCCAACCTCCTGGAGATCCTGCTCATCCTCCTCATCCCCAGCAGCCTCACCTGCACCTTCGGGGTCCTGGTCGGCAACCCCCGGCAGGGCTGGGCGCTCCTGGCAGTCATGCTCCTGGTGCTGGTGGCCTCGTTCGCTCTGCTGCAGGGGCTGGAAGCGGCCGGCAATCCGCAGCTGGCCCAGCTGGGGGTGGCGGGCGGCAATCTCGAGGGCAAGGAGGCCCGCTTCGGGCTGGCGGCCAGCTCCCTTTTCACGGTGTCGACCACAGGCACCTCCTGCGGCGCCGTGAGCACCATGCATGACTCCCTGACCCCGCTGGCCGGGATGATCCCGTTGGGCCTCATCCTCCTGGGCGAGATCATCTTCGGCGGCGTGGGCTCGGGCCTCTACACCATGCTGGCCTTCGCGG is a genomic window containing:
- the kdpA gene encoding potassium-transporting ATPase subunit KdpA; amino-acid sequence: MDGYAWLQTGLFFAVLLALVKPLGGFMARVYQGERTWLSPALAPVESLIYRISGVAPEEEMDWKRYARAMLLSNLLLFAGLLALLLLQHRLPGNPQGRPGFSWPLALCTAVSFTTNTNWQAYSGEAASYLTQMLGLTVHNFLSAATGMAVAVALIRGVVRRQTATVGNFWVDLVRGTLYILLPLAFLAAIVLVSQGVIQSFRPYRPVPLLEPTRSEQPRPDAAGSPVTGTVAVPGVLLPMGPVASQEAIKELGTNGGGFFNANSAHPFENPTPLSNLLEILLILLIPSSLTCTFGVLVGNPRQGWALLAVMLLVLVASFALLQGLEAAGNPQLAQLGVAGGNLEGKEARFGLAASSLFTVSTTGTSCGAVSTMHDSLTPLAGMIPLGLILLGEIIFGGVGSGLYTMLAFAVIAVFVSGLMIGRTPEYLGKKIEVREMWMAILAILTAGVLVLIGSGVAMLTPAATAAMANPGAHGLTEVLYAFASMANNNGSAFAGLNAATDFYTLLGALVMLLGRYVPAVAVLCLAGGLAEKRYVPPSIGTLPTDRAPFALWLLLVILIVGALTFFPALALGPVAEHLRLIG